The DNA region TTAAGGAGGACCACAAAACTCCGCTAGTTTCCGTACAGCTATGGGTGCGTGCCGGGTCAATTGATGAAAACACACGGAACAACGGAGTGTCTCATTGTTTAGAACATATGCTTTTTAAGGGCACTGTAAATTTTCCTGTCGGGGAAATTTCACGCATTGTCGAATCCTACGGCGGCTATATAAATGCAGCAACCTCTAAAGAGTTCACGTATTTTTATATCGATATATCTACAGACGGGTTTTAT from Elusimicrobiota bacterium includes:
- a CDS encoding insulinase family protein, translating into MKIKYLRGTIAMMSLLSILGLSGFSPLSGFKKTVFKNGLNVFIKEDHKTPLVSVQLWVRAGSIDENTRNNGVSHCLEHMLFKGTVNFPVGEISRIVESYGGYINAATSKEFTYFYIDISTDGFYNALRIMADLANQRANFSKDELELERTVILEEIKRS